In Rubrivirga marina, the following are encoded in one genomic region:
- the era gene encoding GTPase Era codes for MDPDAPLDPAEFDTDLDPAGLDADAPEADDADGGPTLGTPEEAAEAYGVPRPEAPARSAAHQSGYVAIVGAPNVGKSTLLNRWLGTKLSIVSPRPSTTRNRVLGILTAEPGEREAHPAGFQLVLLDTPGVVRPKYRLHQHMMRDVDRSLGDADVTVFLADATRDRLSHDDHQAAERVQTARGPVLLALNKTDKLGLVDEALPLVALYTEALGREPDAVVPISAQEGTNTAALLDLVLERIPEGPPYYPADQLSEHPERFFISEIVREAVFHQFRDEVPYATQVVVVTYEERPGRKDFVACDIVVERDTQKAILIGKGGKALKRLGQAAREEMEAFLGRGVFLQLYVKTRADWRDREGHLREYGFGR; via the coding sequence ATGGACCCCGACGCCCCGCTCGACCCCGCCGAGTTCGACACCGACCTCGACCCTGCCGGCCTCGACGCCGACGCCCCCGAGGCGGACGACGCCGACGGCGGGCCCACGCTCGGCACGCCCGAGGAGGCCGCCGAGGCCTACGGCGTCCCACGCCCCGAGGCGCCCGCGCGGAGCGCGGCCCACCAGAGCGGCTACGTCGCCATCGTCGGCGCGCCCAACGTGGGCAAGTCGACGCTCCTCAACCGGTGGCTCGGGACCAAGCTCTCGATCGTGTCGCCGCGCCCGAGCACCACGCGGAACCGCGTGCTCGGCATCCTCACGGCCGAGCCCGGCGAGCGCGAGGCGCACCCGGCCGGGTTCCAGCTCGTGCTCCTCGACACGCCCGGCGTCGTCCGCCCGAAGTACCGACTCCACCAGCACATGATGCGCGACGTCGACCGCTCGCTCGGCGACGCCGACGTCACGGTCTTCCTGGCCGACGCCACGCGCGACCGGCTCTCGCACGACGACCACCAAGCGGCCGAGCGCGTCCAGACCGCCCGAGGCCCGGTCCTCCTCGCGCTCAACAAGACCGATAAGCTGGGGCTCGTCGACGAGGCGCTCCCGCTCGTGGCGCTCTACACCGAGGCGCTCGGCCGCGAGCCCGACGCCGTCGTCCCGATCTCGGCGCAGGAGGGCACGAACACGGCCGCGCTCCTCGACCTCGTGCTGGAGCGGATCCCCGAGGGCCCGCCGTACTACCCGGCCGACCAGCTCTCGGAGCACCCGGAGCGGTTCTTCATCTCGGAGATCGTGCGCGAGGCCGTGTTCCACCAGTTCCGCGACGAGGTCCCGTACGCGACGCAGGTCGTCGTCGTGACCTACGAGGAGCGGCCCGGGCGGAAGGACTTCGTGGCCTGCGACATCGTGGTCGAGCGGGACACGCAGAAGGCCATCCTCATCGGGAAGGGCGGGAAGGCGCTCAAGCGGCTCGGGCAGGCGGCGCGCGAGGAGATGGAGGCGTTCCTCGGCCGCGGCGTGTTCCTCCAGCTCTATGTCAAGACGCGGGCCGACTGGCGCGACCGCGAGGGCCACCTCCGCGAGTACGGCTTCGGACGCTGA
- a CDS encoding LysM peptidoglycan-binding domain-containing protein — MPRSLFAAALLVATPALVAHAQTARTDTAPVRAAEVLEADADARLPESVRADSPSDAELARRIATFYQRQVELLQAEADGDVARYTVLLDDLVADVQAAALRPGALSEPRFRELFGTVTAEYERYYDRTLVDRGDVYAIRAAGVSAVERGFDEGVPLLEHVTLPDVDTFTATIPMDVNPKVERYIQFLLNRPSHVQRLRSRADTYFPMVERIMAEEGVPDEMKYLAMVESALNPTARSHAAAVGMWQFISATGRAYGLRAEREIDDRMDPEVATRAAARHLRDLYDRFGDWHLALAGYNCNPAVIARGVRRFEEQTGQRATFWDIDHVIPSETRAYVPMFIATALILSNPDAYGFPAHEPGPDYVFDRIPVAGGTTLREVARILDVNDETLQALNPSLRQSRVPNVRVPHMLRIPAGSYSEHAEALDRLAPPEAQGDRFAAETVTFGPRAIRPLAPQEHGEAVATLVARRQLRRSLQPQTRVHRDAPVPMYAAATPAGVQQAETQYAAARQAEEAPERAEAAGLVAFVARTEPTPAPEPAAAEPRAVEPAVSEPLAAADEPEAETDEVDVTEPEATDESESALITEAAPADDATEAEGGTEPEAAATPPSPSFIARRDPTPEPEPAVAEAQAEPVAARVEADEVEVDDAPPVRTVSTASERPTTHRVQRGEYLTAIAREYGMSLGEIRALNPGVGDHLTVGQRIRVSGTPAAPVSRPAAPARPTTHRVRSGEHLTGIARQYGVTVRQIMEWNDLDSDVLRVGQSLRVAARGTRG; from the coding sequence ATGCCCCGCAGCCTTTTCGCCGCGGCGCTGCTCGTTGCGACGCCGGCCCTCGTGGCCCACGCCCAGACGGCCCGGACGGACACCGCGCCCGTGCGCGCCGCCGAGGTCCTCGAGGCCGACGCCGATGCGCGCCTGCCCGAGTCCGTCCGCGCCGACTCGCCCTCCGACGCCGAGCTCGCCCGCCGCATCGCCACCTTCTACCAGCGCCAGGTCGAGCTCCTCCAGGCCGAGGCCGACGGCGACGTCGCCCGCTACACGGTCCTCCTCGACGACCTCGTCGCCGACGTCCAGGCCGCGGCGCTCCGGCCGGGCGCGCTCTCCGAGCCCCGCTTCCGCGAGCTGTTCGGGACCGTCACGGCCGAGTACGAGCGGTACTACGACCGGACGCTCGTCGACCGTGGCGACGTCTACGCCATCCGCGCGGCCGGCGTCTCGGCCGTCGAGCGCGGCTTCGACGAGGGCGTCCCGCTCCTCGAGCACGTCACGCTCCCCGACGTCGACACGTTCACGGCGACGATCCCGATGGACGTCAACCCGAAGGTCGAGCGGTACATCCAGTTCCTGCTCAACCGGCCGAGCCACGTCCAGCGCCTCCGCTCCCGCGCCGACACCTACTTCCCCATGGTCGAGCGGATCATGGCCGAGGAGGGCGTGCCGGACGAGATGAAGTACCTCGCGATGGTCGAGAGCGCCCTCAACCCGACCGCTCGGAGCCACGCGGCCGCCGTCGGGATGTGGCAGTTCATCTCGGCGACCGGCCGGGCCTACGGGCTCCGCGCCGAGCGCGAGATCGACGACCGGATGGACCCCGAGGTCGCCACGCGCGCCGCGGCCCGCCACCTCCGCGACCTCTACGACCGGTTCGGCGACTGGCACCTCGCCCTCGCCGGCTACAACTGCAACCCGGCCGTGATCGCCCGCGGCGTCCGCCGGTTCGAGGAGCAGACGGGCCAACGGGCCACCTTCTGGGACATCGACCACGTGATCCCGAGCGAGACCCGGGCCTACGTCCCGATGTTCATCGCGACGGCGCTCATCCTCTCGAACCCCGACGCCTACGGCTTTCCGGCCCACGAGCCCGGCCCCGACTACGTGTTCGACCGGATCCCGGTCGCGGGCGGGACGACGCTCCGCGAGGTCGCGCGCATCCTCGACGTCAACGACGAGACGCTCCAGGCCCTGAACCCGTCGCTGCGCCAGAGCCGCGTGCCGAACGTCCGCGTGCCGCACATGCTGCGGATCCCGGCCGGCAGCTACTCCGAGCACGCCGAGGCCCTCGACCGGCTCGCGCCGCCGGAGGCCCAGGGCGACCGGTTCGCCGCCGAGACCGTGACGTTCGGGCCGCGGGCCATCCGCCCGCTGGCGCCGCAGGAGCACGGCGAGGCCGTGGCGACGCTCGTCGCCCGCCGCCAGCTCCGGCGCTCGCTCCAGCCGCAGACGCGCGTCCACCGCGACGCGCCGGTCCCGATGTACGCCGCCGCCACGCCGGCCGGCGTGCAGCAGGCCGAGACGCAGTACGCCGCCGCGCGCCAGGCCGAGGAAGCCCCGGAGCGCGCCGAGGCCGCCGGCCTCGTCGCCTTCGTCGCCCGCACCGAGCCGACGCCGGCCCCCGAGCCCGCCGCGGCTGAACCCCGAGCGGTCGAGCCGGCCGTCAGCGAGCCGCTGGCCGCGGCCGATGAGCCGGAGGCCGAGACCGACGAGGTCGACGTCACCGAGCCGGAGGCCACGGACGAGTCGGAAAGCGCCCTCATCACGGAGGCCGCGCCCGCCGACGACGCCACCGAGGCGGAGGGCGGCACCGAGCCGGAGGCCGCCGCCACCCCTCCGTCGCCGTCGTTCATCGCCCGCAGGGACCCGACGCCGGAGCCCGAGCCGGCCGTCGCTGAGGCCCAGGCCGAGCCGGTCGCTGCCCGGGTCGAGGCCGACGAGGTCGAGGTCGACGACGCCCCGCCGGTCCGCACCGTCAGCACGGCGTCCGAGCGGCCGACGACGCACCGCGTCCAGCGTGGCGAGTACCTCACGGCCATCGCCCGCGAGTATGGGATGTCGCTCGGCGAGATCCGCGCGCTCAACCCGGGCGTCGGTGATCACCTCACGGTGGGCCAGCGGATCCGCGTGAGCGGCACGCCGGCCGCCCCGGTGTCCCGCCCCGCCGCTCCGGCCCGCCCGACGACGCACCGCGTCCGCAGCGGCGAGCACCTCACGGGCATCGCCCGCCAGTACGGCGTGACGGTCCGCCAGATCATGGAGTGGAACGACCTCGACTCCGACGTCCTCCGCGTCGGCCAGAGCCTCCGCGTCGCCGCCCGCGGGACGCGTGGGTAA
- the murA gene encoding UDP-N-acetylglucosamine 1-carboxyvinyltransferase produces the protein MDKLVIQGGGDLRGSLHVGGSKNTALPLMAAAVLADGVTTIHNMPVLKDVATFSNVIRVTGCKVTWEPDDDPSTPETITIDGSSIHHFEAPYDLVKQMRASFYMLGALLGRGGTARVSLPGGCAWGPRPVDLHIKGMEALGAEVREEAGYVIAEAPGGRLKGGHMRFEPVSVGATINVLLAAVTAEGESVLENVAAEPDVVVFGQMLQKMGARIEGLGTDTITVQGVEKLNPVEFTNCPDRIELGTYMIAAALATPARETFRITGAEPEHLGPEFTEKFRQTGVPFRVVDGEGDWSTVEVEGVDAIRPVSVETAPFPGFATDLQAQWTVLMTQADGPSTVRDTIYTDRFKHIPELRRLGADLKVTGDTVHVSGKARPLSGATVMSTDLRASVSLVLAGMVASGETNVLRVYHLDRGYERLEHKLQKAGVDIVREQYDEAHAEGVAA, from the coding sequence ATGGACAAGCTCGTCATCCAAGGCGGCGGCGACCTCCGTGGCTCGCTGCACGTCGGCGGCTCGAAGAACACCGCGCTCCCCCTCATGGCCGCGGCCGTCCTCGCCGACGGTGTGACCACGATCCACAACATGCCGGTCCTCAAGGACGTGGCCACGTTCTCGAACGTGATCCGCGTCACGGGCTGCAAGGTGACGTGGGAGCCGGACGACGACCCGAGCACGCCGGAGACGATCACGATCGACGGGTCGAGCATCCACCACTTCGAGGCGCCGTACGACCTCGTCAAGCAGATGCGGGCCTCGTTCTACATGCTCGGCGCGCTCCTCGGGCGCGGCGGGACGGCGCGCGTCTCGCTGCCCGGCGGCTGCGCGTGGGGCCCGCGCCCCGTCGACCTCCACATCAAGGGGATGGAGGCGCTCGGCGCCGAGGTCCGCGAGGAGGCCGGCTACGTGATCGCCGAGGCGCCCGGCGGGCGGCTCAAGGGCGGCCACATGCGGTTCGAGCCCGTGAGCGTCGGCGCCACGATCAACGTGCTGCTGGCGGCCGTGACCGCCGAGGGCGAGTCGGTCCTGGAAAACGTCGCCGCCGAGCCCGACGTGGTCGTGTTCGGGCAGATGCTCCAAAAGATGGGCGCCCGGATCGAGGGGCTCGGGACCGATACGATTACGGTCCAGGGCGTCGAGAAGCTGAACCCGGTCGAGTTCACGAACTGCCCCGACCGGATCGAGCTCGGGACGTACATGATCGCCGCGGCCCTCGCCACGCCCGCCCGCGAGACGTTCCGGATCACGGGCGCCGAGCCCGAGCACCTCGGTCCCGAGTTCACTGAGAAGTTCCGCCAGACCGGCGTCCCCTTCCGCGTCGTCGACGGTGAAGGGGATTGGTCGACGGTCGAGGTCGAGGGCGTCGACGCGATCCGGCCGGTGTCGGTCGAAACCGCCCCGTTCCCGGGCTTCGCGACCGACCTCCAGGCCCAATGGACCGTCCTCATGACGCAGGCCGACGGCCCGTCGACGGTCCGCGACACGATCTACACCGACCGGTTCAAGCACATCCCCGAGCTCCGCCGCCTCGGCGCCGACCTCAAGGTGACGGGCGACACCGTCCACGTCAGCGGGAAGGCCCGGCCGCTCTCGGGCGCGACGGTCATGAGCACCGACCTCCGCGCGTCGGTGTCGCTGGTCCTGGCCGGGATGGTCGCCTCCGGCGAGACGAACGTCCTCCGCGTGTACCACCTCGACCGCGGCTACGAGCGGCTCGAGCACAAGCTCCAGAAGGCCGGCGTCGACATCGTTCGCGAGCAGTACGACGAGGCCCACGCCGAGGGCGTCGCGGCGTAA
- the crtI gene encoding phytoene desaturase family protein: MSWIRRLAARPDARLRTDGPPVEAGPDAPHAVVIGAGFGGLAAAVRLLTRGYRVTLVDRLDQPGGRARVERVPGPDGGEYVFDMGPTLITAPFLFDELWALAGEHREDHVEFVETTPFYRIRFDDGEVFDYTGDEAAMEREIARFNPADVAGYRRFLDKSEKIFETGFLELGHVPFDQARHMAKIVPSMVALESHRTVYGLVSKYLKDRRLRKVFSFHPLLVGGNPFSTTSIYALIAFLERHWGVWYAMGGTGAVVQGLADLFERHGGALRLGETVDEITVDGTGRRPRVTGIRLESGETIEADVVVSNADAAWTYRELVAPEHRTTWTDDRLERAKHSMSLFVWYFGTDRTYDDVAHHTILLGGRYKALLDDIFHKKVLADDFSLYLHRPTATDPGMAPPGHDTFYVLSPVPHLDSGTDWSEETERYRRRVQDYLEATVLPGLGEHVTASLTLTPQGFLDDYLSVKGAAFSFEPQLLQSAYFRPHNASEDVDGLYLVGAGTHPGAGMPGVLSSARVLDTVVPDPADLAV; this comes from the coding sequence GTGTCCTGGATCCGCCGACTCGCTGCCCGCCCCGACGCCCGCCTCCGCACGGACGGCCCGCCCGTTGAGGCCGGCCCAGACGCGCCGCACGCCGTCGTGATCGGCGCGGGGTTCGGCGGGCTGGCGGCGGCCGTCCGCCTCCTCACGCGCGGCTACCGCGTCACGCTCGTCGACCGGCTCGACCAGCCCGGAGGCCGGGCCCGCGTCGAGCGGGTCCCGGGGCCGGACGGGGGCGAGTACGTGTTCGACATGGGGCCGACGCTCATCACGGCGCCGTTCCTGTTCGACGAGCTGTGGGCGCTGGCGGGCGAGCACCGCGAGGACCACGTCGAGTTCGTCGAGACGACGCCCTTCTACCGCATCCGCTTCGACGACGGCGAGGTCTTCGACTACACGGGCGACGAGGCGGCGATGGAGCGGGAGATCGCCCGGTTCAACCCGGCCGACGTCGCGGGCTACCGGCGCTTCCTCGACAAGAGCGAGAAGATCTTCGAGACCGGCTTCCTCGAACTCGGCCACGTCCCGTTCGACCAGGCCCGCCACATGGCGAAGATCGTCCCGAGCATGGTGGCCCTCGAGAGCCACCGGACGGTCTACGGCCTCGTGTCGAAGTACCTGAAGGACCGGCGGCTTCGGAAGGTGTTCAGTTTCCACCCGCTCCTCGTCGGCGGCAACCCGTTCTCGACGACCAGCATTTACGCGCTCATCGCGTTCCTGGAGCGCCACTGGGGCGTGTGGTACGCGATGGGCGGGACGGGCGCCGTGGTCCAGGGCCTCGCCGACCTGTTCGAGCGGCACGGCGGCGCGCTCCGCCTCGGCGAGACCGTGGACGAGATCACCGTCGACGGCACCGGCCGACGGCCCCGCGTGACGGGCATTCGCCTCGAGTCCGGCGAGACGATCGAGGCGGACGTGGTCGTCTCCAACGCCGACGCGGCCTGGACCTACCGCGAGCTCGTCGCGCCGGAGCACCGGACGACGTGGACCGACGACCGGCTGGAGCGCGCCAAGCACTCGATGAGCCTGTTCGTCTGGTACTTCGGCACGGACCGGACTTACGACGACGTCGCGCACCACACGATCCTCCTCGGCGGGCGCTACAAGGCGCTCCTCGACGACATCTTCCACAAGAAGGTCCTCGCCGACGACTTCTCGCTCTACCTCCACCGCCCGACGGCGACGGACCCGGGCATGGCGCCGCCCGGCCACGATACGTTCTACGTCCTCTCGCCCGTCCCGCACCTCGACTCGGGGACGGACTGGTCGGAGGAGACGGAGCGGTACCGCCGGCGCGTCCAGGACTACCTCGAGGCGACGGTCCTGCCGGGCCTCGGCGAGCACGTGACGGCCAGCCTCACGCTCACGCCGCAGGGGTTTCTGGACGACTACCTCTCGGTCAAGGGCGCGGCGTTCTCGTTCGAGCCGCAGCTCCTCCAGAGCGCCTACTTCCGCCCACACAACGCGAGCGAGGACGTCGACGGGCTCTACCTCGTGGGTGCGGGGACGCACCCGGGTGCGGGGATGCCCGGCGTCCTGTCGTCAGCCCGCGTGCTCGACACCGTCGTGCCCGACCCGGCGGACCTGGCGGTGTAG
- a CDS encoding PAS domain-containing protein, whose product MTDLPASAVPYPALRLDDAGRVVELNALAEAVFAVDPLGKPFGSLFDEASALPSTPDALRDWLGEGRPLAVHDAHGQARYQARAQVWGGGALVVLVSLTVQGPREVDVDLLAKAVDAANISVVLADLRRPDDPLVYANEWFLEFTGYTAEEVVGRNCRFLQVRNGERDDAGDGQGTALDAIRRGIAEAEHVGGVVLRNYRKDGTLFYNELYLTPISDETGGVTHMIGVQNDVTARVEAQREREREAERLRDIFAASAAPLGLLERQPDGTLAHVLMNEVAADALRLTDADLRAGAAATHWISAAATAARSGEPTRLDVTRDGRTFEVLLSPVEGGAEGAPDRFLYVAADVTAGREATEDLLHVSNRQLRQIAQNVHDGVGQSLAGAAMLASALAADLAKSDHAREAERLRDLLISAQAQLRSFALGLDPVDLDRIGMGEALGRLAAEAEAALGVSVAVRDLVREAGLRDELMLDVYRIAQEALTNAVRHGRADEVQLVLRHDGDGDLVLIIDDDGAGISEAAAHNGGMGLRTMRARAQRHGGSLEVGPGDDGGTRVHLRLPPERLT is encoded by the coding sequence GTGACGGACCTCCCTGCGTCCGCCGTTCCCTACCCCGCCCTCCGCCTCGACGATGCGGGCCGGGTGGTGGAGTTGAACGCGCTCGCCGAAGCGGTTTTCGCAGTCGACCCGCTGGGGAAGCCGTTTGGGTCGCTCTTCGACGAGGCGTCGGCCCTCCCGTCGACTCCGGACGCCCTCCGCGACTGGCTCGGCGAGGGGCGCCCGCTCGCGGTCCACGACGCGCACGGGCAGGCGCGCTACCAGGCCCGCGCCCAGGTGTGGGGCGGCGGCGCCCTCGTCGTGCTCGTCAGCCTAACGGTCCAGGGCCCGCGCGAGGTCGACGTCGACCTCCTCGCCAAGGCCGTCGACGCGGCCAACATCTCGGTCGTCCTCGCCGACCTCCGCCGGCCGGACGACCCCCTGGTCTACGCCAACGAGTGGTTCCTCGAGTTCACGGGCTACACGGCCGAGGAGGTCGTCGGGCGGAACTGCCGGTTCCTCCAGGTCCGGAACGGTGAGCGCGACGACGCGGGCGACGGACAGGGGACGGCGCTCGACGCGATCCGCCGGGGGATCGCCGAGGCCGAGCATGTCGGGGGCGTCGTCCTCCGCAACTACAGGAAGGACGGCACGCTCTTTTACAACGAGCTCTACCTCACGCCCATCTCCGACGAGACCGGCGGCGTGACGCACATGATCGGCGTCCAGAACGATGTGACCGCTCGCGTCGAGGCCCAGCGCGAGCGCGAGCGCGAGGCCGAGCGTCTGCGGGACATCTTCGCCGCCTCGGCGGCCCCGCTGGGCCTGCTGGAGCGCCAGCCCGACGGGACGCTGGCGCACGTCCTGATGAACGAGGTCGCGGCCGACGCGCTCCGGCTCACCGACGCCGACCTCCGCGCGGGCGCCGCGGCCACCCACTGGATCTCCGCCGCGGCCACGGCTGCCCGGTCCGGCGAGCCGACCCGGTTGGACGTGACACGAGACGGGCGGACCTTCGAGGTCCTGCTGTCGCCCGTCGAGGGCGGAGCCGAGGGCGCTCCTGACCGCTTCCTCTACGTCGCCGCCGACGTCACGGCGGGCCGGGAGGCCACGGAGGACCTCCTCCACGTCTCCAACCGCCAGCTCCGGCAGATCGCCCAGAACGTCCACGACGGAGTCGGGCAGTCGCTCGCCGGCGCGGCGATGCTCGCCTCGGCCCTCGCCGCCGACCTCGCCAAGAGCGACCACGCGCGGGAGGCCGAACGGCTCCGGGACCTCCTCATCAGCGCCCAGGCCCAGCTCCGGTCGTTCGCGCTCGGGCTCGACCCCGTCGACCTCGACCGGATCGGGATGGGCGAGGCGCTGGGCCGGCTCGCGGCCGAGGCCGAGGCGGCCCTCGGCGTCAGCGTCGCCGTGCGAGACCTCGTCCGGGAGGCCGGCCTGCGCGACGAGCTCATGCTCGACGTGTACCGCATCGCACAGGAGGCGCTGACGAACGCCGTCCGCCACGGCCGCGCCGACGAGGTCCAGCTCGTCCTCCGGCACGACGGCGACGGCGACCTCGTCCTGATCATCGACGACGACGGGGCCGGGATCTCCGAGGCCGCCGCACACAACGGGGGGATGGGACTCCGGACGATGCGCGCGCGCGCTCAGCGCCACGGGGGCTCACTCGAGGTCGGGCCAGGAGACGACGGGGGGACCCGTGTGCACCTCCGATTACCGCCCGAGCGCCTGACGTAG
- a CDS encoding trypsin-like peptidase domain-containing protein yields the protein MSDVKRKASVALLVAAAVLGGIVFVTSAANLAGLDGLFDRADAQEDAGTAADIATAENLGQAFSAVAERVNPAVVQIQSTRLLAQGGNDPFSQFGVPSPFGGDGAQQGLGSGAFVSADGYIVTNNHVIEDADELVVALFDGREFEAEVVGADPFSDLAVIKVEGDDFPALSFGDSDELRVGQWVLAIGSPLSPDLSNTVTSGIVSSLGRFSGAPDPRGRATISNYIQTDAAVNPGNSGGPLVNLRGEIVGINSAIATRTGTYNGISFAVPSNIVRSTVEQIIDTGEVERGYLGIQFSEASPALRRQYGVGPGAAYIAGISPDASGRTPAADAGLQVDDLITAIDGVTLTDSRQIVSLISSKRPGDTVEITYNRNGDSRTTEVTLGRRPGDEQISQNPGAPDDETERPTMAEPARMEMLGLTLETVTPRLARQLGEDIAGVAILDVDRTSEAYRDANLRPTMVITEVDRQPVASVAEFRAAVAEVDEGESFLVRVQAGASSFLTALTKQ from the coding sequence ATGTCTGACGTCAAGCGCAAGGCCTCTGTCGCGCTCCTCGTCGCCGCCGCGGTGCTCGGCGGCATCGTCTTCGTGACCTCCGCCGCCAACCTCGCCGGCCTCGACGGCCTCTTCGACCGGGCCGACGCCCAAGAGGACGCCGGCACCGCGGCCGACATCGCGACCGCCGAGAACCTCGGCCAGGCCTTCTCCGCCGTCGCCGAGCGCGTGAACCCGGCCGTCGTCCAGATCCAGTCCACGCGGCTGCTCGCGCAGGGCGGCAACGACCCGTTCTCCCAGTTCGGCGTGCCGTCGCCGTTCGGCGGTGACGGGGCCCAGCAGGGCCTCGGCAGCGGCGCCTTCGTCTCGGCCGACGGCTACATCGTCACGAACAACCACGTCATCGAAGACGCCGACGAACTCGTCGTGGCCCTCTTCGACGGGCGCGAGTTCGAGGCCGAGGTCGTCGGGGCCGACCCGTTCTCGGACCTCGCCGTGATCAAGGTGGAGGGCGACGACTTCCCGGCCCTCTCCTTCGGCGACTCCGACGAGCTCCGCGTGGGCCAGTGGGTCCTCGCCATCGGCAGCCCGCTCTCGCCGGACCTCTCGAACACGGTGACCTCGGGCATCGTCTCGAGCCTCGGCCGGTTCTCGGGCGCGCCCGACCCGCGCGGCCGGGCCACGATCTCGAACTACATCCAGACCGACGCGGCCGTGAACCCGGGCAACTCGGGCGGCCCGCTCGTCAACCTCCGCGGCGAGATCGTCGGGATCAACTCGGCCATCGCCACGCGCACGGGGACCTACAACGGGATCTCGTTCGCCGTGCCGTCGAACATCGTCCGGTCGACGGTCGAGCAGATCATCGACACGGGCGAGGTCGAGCGCGGGTACCTCGGGATCCAGTTCAGCGAGGCCTCGCCGGCCCTCCGGCGCCAGTACGGCGTGGGGCCGGGCGCAGCCTACATCGCGGGGATCTCGCCCGACGCCTCCGGCCGCACGCCGGCCGCCGACGCCGGCCTCCAGGTCGACGACCTCATCACGGCCATCGACGGCGTGACGCTCACCGACAGCCGCCAGATCGTCTCGCTCATCTCGAGCAAGCGGCCCGGCGACACCGTCGAGATCACGTACAACCGGAACGGCGACTCGCGGACCACCGAGGTCACGCTCGGACGCCGGCCCGGTGACGAGCAGATCAGCCAGAACCCGGGCGCCCCGGACGACGAGACCGAGCGGCCGACGATGGCCGAGCCGGCCCGGATGGAGATGCTCGGGCTCACGCTCGAGACCGTCACGCCCCGCCTGGCGCGCCAGCTCGGCGAGGACATCGCCGGCGTGGCCATCCTCGACGTCGACCGGACGAGCGAGGCCTACCGCGACGCCAACCTCCGGCCGACCATGGTCATCACCGAGGTCGACCGCCAGCCGGTCGCGTCGGTCGCGGAGTTCCGTGCCGCCGTCGCTGAGGTGGACGAGGGCGAGTCGTTCCTCGTCCGCGTTCAGGCCGGGGCCAGCTCGTTCCTGACGGCACTCACGAAGCAGTAA